ATCGAGTTAAAGGGGCTAAGTCATACCACAAGATCTACACCATCCTCGTTAAAATGCCATTGAGAATCAGATTTGATGACGACGAAAGAGACATGAAGGGTATCGCCTTCGTATTCAGCCTTGTGGGAGAAACATTCTTCTCTGTCTATCACGAATCTAATCCCCAACGCTGCCTGGAAGCTCCATACGAGGCCTAGTATTAGGATCGTAGCCTTCATGCTCATCTGCCACATAATCATTTCAATTAAGAAAACGTAATTCAATCGTTAAGAATAATAATCCACGGTTAGAGATTTCTCCAAATCCAATTGAATTGATTCAGTTTTCGATTCTTACGAGGTGATGGAGTTCAGATCGAGAGACTAACCTTGCAAAATGAGAGAATGGAGGGGGATGAAACGACGAGGAGTGATGGATAGATCTGGTCGGTGAGAGACTGATCGGAGAAGAAGACGGTGTGGGAGAGAAAGGAGCGAGTTCTTTCTTTCAGAATCGGACACGATGAAGCCTGTTTTGACTGTGGGGGTTCACGTGGCCTGATTTGGTCAGTTTCGTGACCCGTACAAAAACATCAACAATAAACGACGTCGCTCTATTCTTCGTTTAGCTATTTGGTCAGCGGGTTTACGTGGCCTGATTTCATTGGCGGTGTATTGCCACATCACTAGATACCATATAACttcataaattattaaaaaaaaaaaaatcaaaacgttTAACCCGATGACATTCATTAATTTTGTATAACATGCGAATAATCTTACTATACTAAAAAGGGGAATACCGTGAGTGTTTAAGTCATGCCAGTAATGATGAATCACAAATAAGACTTACGTAACATATAACCTAAATTGTCTTTCAAAATGGCCGGTGTAACGGTTGCTCTCTGCAATCATGATTCATCCATTAAATCCTACCTCTTTAGCTCCCCATGAAACACATTATATATCTTTGTTTGCCCTCACTTCTCAACTACTCCACATACACACACATGAAAACGAAATCCATGACGCATCCATAGCAAACCTCAGGAAAAGTCTGTTAGTTCACTTCTCCTTTTCATGTTAAGGTGAAAGAAGAGGAgatcgagaagaagaagatggagattgGGCAAAGGGTTTGAGCTCAGCTTGGTCATGTCGAGAAAGAGTCTAAGCGTATCATGCTCACTTTAAAATCTTATATAGATGAAACACTTGGTAGTCGGTGTCTGTAAACCTTATTTCAAACCACAGGCCTAGACATCAATCATTGTCACTGTATGGATACTTATAAATTGTACAGAACAATCAACcaccatttttattatttagttcttttagctaaaaaaaaaatatgacctCCGTAATATGCTTTGTTTCATGGCTTCCCTTCTTGAACGGTGTTTTTAGTACTGAAGCTGCAAGTAAGGGTATGTCTCAGTTATTTTTTTCCCCTGCAATGTCCTCAATATATTAATCCCATTAAGCTCCAAAACCACATATTAATCCAGTCGCTAGAGTTATTATGACAAAGATCATTAAAATTGCAAgccaacataaaagaaaatctAAGGTCTTTAATTTAGAAAAGACAGAGATTCTTAATTTAGAGAGTCAGTGTtggtttatatgatttaaatatcaAGTGGTACTGGTTTGGttaaaaagtttgtttttttttttattttggattgGCTTGGacaatgatattatttttacgTTTGGATCAATGTCtgattcaattttatttctataATGAAACTGTTCAATTTTGGTATTATAACTCAATGATTCTAAAGTCATAAAAAGGTTTAAATCATTTGTAAATTTTACAATTGTTTTatacaaaatcaaaaaattaataaaatgtatttaaatcatattaatatatatacttattattgtgttaaatTATTAAACACTCACATATTAGAAGTGTAAAATCCCTAGTAatgttaaaaatacatatatctaTCACTCAAGAATACTGGAAAACAATTCATGtggtgtttatatattttaacaaaaatacatatttatagaaaataattatttatccgTAGTACGTGTCCAAatactagtaatttaataaattattaaaaaaaactcaaaacatttAACCCGATGactttaattttgtataacATGTGAATAATAATGATTGTTAAAACACTTAAATCCATTGTTGGTTTTTTTTAACGATTGTTAACATTTTCCGTTTATATTGGTACATTAATTATCACACTTTTATTAAAATCTATCTCCTCCTAGTATAATTCTATAGGATTTTCTGAGTCTAATAACATTATTgctattaataattatattctaaataatttaacttgaaatacaaaattttgagaaTACTGCATAGAAATGcaaaatatttcataaattttctttctaacagtttttttcaaatttaacgAATCATTCAGTTTTTATAAGTCAACCAACTGCATATAAATCGAATTCCACAAATCTGTCTAAACAACAATCATTAGttagataattttataaactaatttatttttagcaaaaaaaaaaaaaaaacaatcattagTCGAATTTATTGCAACATTATGATGTTTTATTGTAGTACTGTTATTTTCACGGCTTTTTGGCCTTGCCATATATTTTAACCGCTAAAAAAAAGGGTTAAAGCCATCATTGTAATTATCAAAAAAGATTAGAGAGATTCATGAAtttagaaagaagaagagagcccTACGCTTCCAAAAACCACActccttattttatttttttattcccCTTTCTCTCCTTCTTCGTCCTCCTCAGAACACAAGCTAGTTTCAAATCTCCACCCTCTCCTGCTAATTCATCACCCGCGTATTCATTATACATATACATACACAGGGGGCTACTGAGACCTTCTCGGCCTGGTCCCAGAGATTCAATTACCAGAAAGCCACATTcgtttgaaaaagaaaaaaaaaagagagagaggatgaTGGTTGGGAGTGGTGCTAGGGTTTCGACTGATGCGGATACGAGGAAGACGATTCAGACCATCAAGGAGATCACTGCTGGGAACTACAGCGAGGATGAGATTCACGCAATGCTCCTTGAATGCAGTATGAATCCCGATGAGGCTGCTCAACGCCTTCTTCTTcagggtatatatatatatatatatatcaatcttGTTTAATCCCCTGATTTGGATTCTTTGACTGGATCCACGATTTCATTCTAGGTTTTCGATTTGGTGGGAGGGGGTTTTAGCATCTGTCTGAATTTTGATGGGGTTCGGtaacatttatttattggtATGTACGGAAGTGAAAGCTGTCTCTACTTGTTTATGTCATAATGTCTTGTTTAGGATTTTGATTTTAGAGTATGCACGAATCAAGGCAGCACTTGTGGGTATTGCATCAGGGTTTTGTTAAATATTGTGTAATTTTGAGACAGTTTCTAGGATAAGGTTTTAAGTTTCAGGTTTTGTTGAGCAATTAATCTTTGCTATTATTATGTTCTGaccttaatttttaaaatttgtccATGACTCTGTAGATCCATTCCTTGAGGTTAAGAAGAAGCGTGATAAGAGAAAAGAggtatgagtttttttttttcttggtgaaCTTCTTTTGGTTTTTTCTAATTCATGTGTTCACTGCATTAATTATGACATGGTGATTGACATTGTTATTAAATGCAACAGAACGTTAGCAGCAAGGACTCTGTTGACCCACAGTGGAGATCTGGTGGCCCGGGCCGTGGTAGCAGGGGTGGTCGGATGAACTTCTCTTCTCGTCACTCGTCACATGGTAAACACCACTCATGTGAAATCAATGTTTACGTTGTTACATATTACAAGTGTTTATGGATGGGATTTAGTGTGCCCAGTGAAATTATAGAAACTTTCCTAGTGGAAGCCCAATAAACTCATCGCTTTCTTTTTCAGTCGTTGATGAAGTTTCTGTTGTGAATGTTTTACTTCTGACCAGATGGTGCTGGTGCAAAGAATTTTTTCAGAAAAGAAAATCGTCCAAAGCAGTTCACTGATCCATCAACTTCGACCTCTcaacaacaaataaaaactaaagaCAATGCCTTGGTGTCTAGGTGAGCGTCATCCTATACCACAAGCCCCTCTTATGTATCATCTTCCTTGATTCTATATGACACACTGGTGAATGTATGACAACACCCTTAGATGAACTTTCTCATgatcttcattttctttttgtattgtTGACAGCCTCTCAACTGTGATGGATAAAAGTTCTGTTGGTTTGACATCAGGAAGCTCTGATGGTGCACCACCATCTGCTGTTGAATCAAGCAAAAATCGTGTGAATACAGAGCAGAAGTCGGCTGATTCTTTGCCACTCTCTCGTCCACCCTCCTCGGAGGTTCGATTCACTTCTTCAAATTCCAAACCAGTGAGCGAGCAACACCTTGGACAAAGCAAGTCACAAAACAGATCCCGTGGGGTGGGGAAGACTTTAGTGAATGATGCTTATGTTCCGAGGCCTGCTTCATCTCATAGCAACAGCACGGGTAGCCGGCCTTCTTCTAACTACAGTAATCGTTCACATCAGACTGTTGGTCCTCAAAGAGGTAAAGGAAATACTTTTTTGTCTTGTAAAAAATTTGCTTTTGTAATTTTCTGACATCACCATGGATGCTTGTTTTTTTAAGGTAAGGAATGGAAGCCGAAGCCAGTGAACCATACAACTACTCAGGGTTCTGGTGCATCAGCTACAGCTGAAGCTCTTGCGGTTCCTACTGAAGCCAGTGAAAAATCTGTTGAAGATGTTGTCCCTTCTGCAGAGGGCACATCTAAGTTGCAGAGGCAGCTTGAGGACTTGCAGGTCCAACGTCAGCATGTTATTATCCCAAACCATATCCTTGTTCCAGATGCTGAGCGAACCAAGTTCAGCTTTGGAAGCTTTGATGCTGGCTTTTCTATAGCATCAAGTTCAGTAGCTTTTCCAGAGAATGAAAAGAGATCTGCACCTCTCTCTCAGAATTCACAGGAGGTTGAAGATAGTTTTGAAGAAGACGAACTTAGGTAATCTATCTGTCTCTGCTTTTGttaattattgttgttgttgagcGACTAAATATTCTCAATATAGAAGTTGTAGTTCGCTGGTTTTGCTTAGTAGCATAGTCAAAACTCGAAAGTTACAGTGTACTTAAGATTCTAGGTGTAACATAGCACATATATTTTTGACATGCTGTAGGCTGCCCATTTGATCTGATAGTGTCAGTGACTAAGTGGGTTTTGTTCCTAGAAACAACTCTATGTCCTCCTTAGCTCTTAAGTTCAAAATAGGAAGTAACAACCTTTCTGTCTTATGATGTTTACTTGCTACACGAAACCTTTTTTTGTCACTTCTAggtattgatttttttcttctagaaCCTTGGGGTTTCAAAATTTACTAGCGCCTAAAgtgttttcgttttcttttaaatgaatTCAGCCACCCAAATGTCCATTCGACTGAAAAGGACGAGGAGAATAATGTTTACTCCGAGTCGCCTTCACAAGTTCCAAATGATATGGCTGGTGAAGGTATCGCCGCAGTGTATGATGTCTCCAAGCAAGAGAATACGTTGGAGTCCGAAAGCAATCACAGCCCTTTTGACCACGTTCCAAGTAATATTCTCGGGCCTATTCCTCCAGCTCCTGGGAGCCAGCTTCCACAGTTTGAGAATGCTGATCCTCAAGCACGTGATGCCCTTCGTATTCCTAACTTTGTGGTATGCCTTCAAAACTAACTTGTTGGGCTGCTTTATTCTTGATCGCCTTAAACCATTGATTATGCCTAGCTTTTACTCTTCATTGACCAGTAACATTTTGCGCATTACATAGTTTTTAGG
This region of Brassica napus cultivar Da-Ae chromosome C5, Da-Ae, whole genome shotgun sequence genomic DNA includes:
- the LOC106402233 gene encoding GBF-interacting protein 1-like isoform X1; this translates as MMVGSGARVSTDADTRKTIQTIKEITAGNYSEDEIHAMLLECSMNPDEAAQRLLLQDPFLEVKKKRDKRKENVSSKDSVDPQWRSGGPGRGSRGGRMNFSSRHSSHDGAGAKNFFRKENRPKQFTDPSTSTSQQQIKTKDNALVSSLSTVMDKSSVGLTSGSSDGAPPSAVESSKNRVNTEQKSADSLPLSRPPSSEVRFTSSNSKPVSEQHLGQSKSQNRSRGVGKTLVNDAYVPRPASSHSNSTGSRPSSNYSNRSHQTVGPQRGKEWKPKPVNHTTTQGSGASATAEALAVPTEASEKSVEDVVPSAEGTSKLQRQLEDLQVQRQHVIIPNHILVPDAERTKFSFGSFDAGFSIASSSVAFPENEKRSAPLSQNSQEVEDSFEEDELSHPNVHSTEKDEENNVYSESPSQVPNDMAGEGIAAVYDVSKQENTLESESNHSPFDHVPSNILGPIPPAPGSQLPQFENADPQARDALRIPNFVVQQPFDTASYYAQFYRSGPDSDGRVSPFVSPGVASKFNGNVTVLPPHSSQTMQESGNNLVLSTASPTSLVTQPAGLMQSSIPVTQQPVPFLRPPGLHMSHYPPNYMPYGHYFSPFYLPHPAMQQFLSNGGFAQQPQASSGYPAPLPPPGAAATGGKYTLPHHKPGNNNNTGNLTHVGMPGGYGPPSHGSFPAGYNPNSAASAGNSTSNEDLNTLQLKENNGYSTTGQQSEALPVWIAGPGRDVPSSFYGLQHHGQQHVTYAPAQAGHVTFPGMYHPGQAVTAAGGVHHPLLQQSQGVAGAEMVAPGPPNVFQQPQQTPMNWPSNY
- the LOC106402233 gene encoding GBF-interacting protein 1-like isoform X2; the protein is MNFSSRHSSHDGAGAKNFFRKENRPKQFTDPSTSTSQQQIKTKDNALVSSLSTVMDKSSVGLTSGSSDGAPPSAVESSKNRVNTEQKSADSLPLSRPPSSEVRFTSSNSKPVSEQHLGQSKSQNRSRGVGKTLVNDAYVPRPASSHSNSTGSRPSSNYSNRSHQTVGPQRGKEWKPKPVNHTTTQGSGASATAEALAVPTEASEKSVEDVVPSAEGTSKLQRQLEDLQVQRQHVIIPNHILVPDAERTKFSFGSFDAGFSIASSSVAFPENEKRSAPLSQNSQEVEDSFEEDELSHPNVHSTEKDEENNVYSESPSQVPNDMAGEGIAAVYDVSKQENTLESESNHSPFDHVPSNILGPIPPAPGSQLPQFENADPQARDALRIPNFVVQQPFDTASYYAQFYRSGPDSDGRVSPFVSPGVASKFNGNVTVLPPHSSQTMQESGNNLVLSTASPTSLVTQPAGLMQSSIPVTQQPVPFLRPPGLHMSHYPPNYMPYGHYFSPFYLPHPAMQQFLSNGGFAQQPQASSGYPAPLPPPGAAATGGKYTLPHHKPGNNNNTGNLTHVGMPGGYGPPSHGSFPAGYNPNSAASAGNSTSNEDLNTLQLKENNGYSTTGQQSEALPVWIAGPGRDVPSSFYGLQHHGQQHVTYAPAQAGHVTFPGMYHPGQAVTAAGGVHHPLLQQSQGVAGAEMVAPGPPNVFQQPQQTPMNWPSNY